The following coding sequences lie in one Anguilla anguilla isolate fAngAng1 chromosome 14, fAngAng1.pri, whole genome shotgun sequence genomic window:
- the LOC118212733 gene encoding oxysterol-binding protein 2-like: protein MELFHPMDDSPAFITMMTSDHPQSRLSGSNHSVANGALPNNWNQEGQGQRRLKELHLREGRRRRQIPEKPNHALSLWSVIKNCLGKELSKIPMPVNFNEPLSMLQRLTEDLEYSELLDSASACRSSLEQLCYVAAFSASSYSTTAHRTTKPFNPLLGETYELDRLEDCGYRSLCEQVSHHPPAAAHHVWSHRGWSLWQEITIDSKFHGKCVSVRPLGTIHLQFHASGNHYTWSKVTSTVHNIILGKLWIDQSGDIEIVNHVTKDSCRLTFCPYSYFSRDVSRKVTGVVMDSENTAHFVLSGTWDDKIESARIIGSSQATGGQKTVYQTESPRQLWKKYPLPENAENMYFFSSLALTLNEPEEGVGPTDSRLRPDQRLMEAGLWSEASAEKQRLEEEQRERRKRREAGVDDGHRPLWFERRTDHFTGESSFVYKGGYWEAKECQDWSMCPEIF, encoded by the exons aTGGAGCTCTTCCACCCCATGGACGACTCACCGGCCTTCATCACCATGATGACCTCGGACCACCCCCAAAGCAG ACTATCAGGGAGTAACCACAGTGTGGCGAATGGAGCTCTCCCTAACAACTGGAACCAAGAGGGCCAA GGGCAACGGCGTCTTAAGGAACTGCATTTGAGGGAAGGGCGAAGGCGGAGACAGATTCCAGAGAAGCCCAATCACGCGCTCAGCCTGTGGAGTGTCATAAAGAACTGCCTGGGCAAGGAGCTGTCCAAGATCCCAATGCCT gtgaacTTTAACGAGCCGCTGTCGATGCTGCAGAGGCTGACGGAGGACCTGGAGTACAGCGAGCTGCTGGACTCGGCCTCCGCCTGCCGAAGCTCGCTGGAGCAGCTGTGCTACGTGGCGGccttctccgcctcctcctaCTCCACCACCGCCCACCGCACCACCAAGCCCTTCAACCCCCTCCTGGGGGAGACCTACGAGCTGGACCGTCTGGAGGACTGCGGCTACCGCTCTCTGTGTGagcag GTGAGTCACCACCCCCCTGCTGCTGCCCACCATGTGTGGTCCCATAGGGGGTGGAGCCTGTGGCAGGAAATCACCATCGACAGCAAGTTCCATGGGAAGTGTGTCTCCGTGAGGCCTCTGG GTACGATACACCTGCAGTTTCACGCCAGTGGGAACCACTACACCTGGAGCAAGGTCACCTCCACAGTGCACAACATCATCCTGGGAAAGCTGTGGATAGACCAG TCAGGAGACATTGAAATAGTAAATCATGTGACAAAGGACAGCTGCCGCCTCACCTTCTGTCCCTACAGCTACTTCTCCAGGGACGTCTCGCGAAAG gtgacaggtgtggTGATGGACAGTGAGAACACAGCACACTTCGTCCTGTCTGGTACCTGGGATGACAAAATCGAGAGCGCCAGGATCATCGGGAGCAGCCAGGCAACAGGCGGACAGAAGACCGTCTACCAGACCGAGTCGCCACGGCAACTGTGGAAAAAGTACCCCCTGCC GGAGAATGCAGAGAACATGTACTTCTTCTCCTCGCTGGCCCTGACCCTGAACGAGCCGGAGGAGGGCGTGGGACCGACGGACAGCCGCCTGCGGCCCGACCAGCGGCTCATGGAGGCGGGGCTGTGGAGCGAGGCTAGCGCCGAGAAGCAGcgcctggaggaggagcagagagagaggaggaagaggagggaggcag GTGTGGATGATGGCCACCGACCACTGTGGTTCGAGAGAAGGACAGACCACTTCACTGGGGAGAGCAGTTTTGTGTATAAGGGCGGGTACTGGGAGGCTAAGGAATGTCAGGACTGGAGCATGTGTCCCGAGATCTTCTGA
- the slc35e4 gene encoding solute carrier family 35 member E4, producing the protein MITADGLPKLEATPAAARPALEMLHLLSAVFVWLVTGTTISSLNKWIFAVYNFRYPLLLSALHMLTAIVVDYGLIKLRLVQHRAGGEQDLTASAKFKVFLLSLTFCASIAFGNVGLNYVQLSFAQMIYTTTPLFTLAISTLVLGKQHHILKYTAMMPICLGASFSVMGEVQFDQTGCLFVFAATMLRGVKSIQQSILLQEEKINSVFLLYLMSIPSFCILAVAALVLENWSGLEWPPQYDRRLWLLVLLSCLGSVLYNLASCCVITLTSAVTLHILGNLSVVGNLLLSQLLFGSQLSALSCAGAALTLSGMLMYQNSELIGRYLDSRWAARARAEAGAGAGQAQGEARPGGGGGEGDADRKADGKMD; encoded by the exons ATGATAACCGCCGATGGCCTCCCGAAGCTCGAGGCGACTCCGGCTGCAGCACGGCCGGCACTAGAGATGCTCCATCTCCTCTCCGCGGTCTTCGTATGGCTGGTAACGGGGACCACTATATCCAGTCTTAACAAATGGATCTTCGCCGTGTACAACTTCAGGTACCCGCTGCTGCTGTCGGCGCTACACATGCTGACGGCCATAGTGGTGGACTACGGGCTGATCAAGTTACGGCTGGTCCAGCACAGGGCGGGGGGTGAGCAAGACCTGACAGCCAGCGCCAAGTTCAAGGTCTTTTTGCTCAGCCTGACGTTCTGCGCCAGCATAGCCTTCGGCAACGTCGGTCTCAACTACGTCCAACTGTCCTTCGCTCAGATGATCTACACTACCACGCCGCTCTTCACCCTGGCCATCTCCACACTGGTCCTCGGCAAGCAGCACCACATCCTGAAGTACACTGCTATGATGCCCATCTGCCTGGGCGCATCCTTCAGTGTCATGGGCGAGGTTCAGTTTGACCAGACCGGCTGCTTGTTTGTGTTCGCCGCCACCATGCTACGAGGAGTCAAGAGCATTCAACAGA GTATCCTCCTCCAGGAGGAGAAGATCAACTCGGTGTTCCTGCTCTACCTGATGTCCATCCCCAGCTTCTGCATCCTGGCGGTGGCGGcgctggtcctggagaactgGTCGGGGCTGGAGTGGCCGCCGCAGTACGACCGGCGCCTCTGGCTCCTGGTGCTGCTCAGCTGCCTGGGCTCGGTGCTCTACAACCTGGCCAGCTGCTGCGTGATCACGCTCACCTCCGCCGTCACGCTGCACATCCTGGGCAACCTGAGCGTCGTGGGCAACCTGCTGCTCTCGCAGCTGCTCTTCGGGAGCCAGCTGTCGGCGCTCAGCTGTGCCGGGGCGGCGCTCACGCTCTCCGGCATGCTCATGTACCAGAACTCCGAGCTCATCGGGCGCTACCTGGACTCGCGGTGGGCCGCGCGGGCCCGGGcagaggcgggggcgggggcggggcaggctcAGGGAGAGGCCCGGCcgggcggcggtggcggcgagGGAGACGCCGATCGTAAAGCGGACGGGAAGATGGACTGA